CTGGAAGCTCCACCCCTTacataaaaaatgattttaaaaatataatttgcagTCTCATGAACAGGTTTAGAATGCTGGAACaaattgtgtgttgtgtgtgtccacCTGCTGAGAGGTCCCCAGTTAACTGGTATGAGATTTGTCCTCAATTcggtgcccacacacacacacacagtgaggacAACTGAATatgttgtttataataaacatgaataatatTCTGAGTAAAAAACTCTATAAAAACCCAGCAGGTGTGAGACAGTAAATCACACGTGAACACGTTACATTGtcccatctcacacacacgtgAACATGTTACATTGtcccatctcacacacacgtgAACACGTTTGTTATTAGAGAAAATGACTGAATAAAACTATACAGATATACAGTCTGGTCGTCTAGACTTTGAGTCCTGAGTGTCTGAGTAACCAGCCGATCCCCTCCATCAGTCCTGAGAGAGAGTCAGCCACAACGTCctgcacctgcacacacacacacacacacacactaattaatACTCCACTATAAGAGAGTGCATTGAATaatgctgtgtgtatgtgagtgagtaagtgtgcacgttagtgtgagtgtgtgtgcgttagtgtgcaagtgtgtgtgagtgtcagtGAGTGTCAgtgagtgtcagtgtgtgtcagtgtgtgtgtgtaagtgtcagtgtgtgtgtgtaagtgtcagtgtgtgtgtgtgtaagtatcagtgtgtgtgtctgtgtgtgtatgagagtgtcagtgtgtaagtgtgtgtgtgtgtgtgagtgtcagtgtgtaagtgtgtgtgtgtgtgtgagtgtcagtgtgtgtgtgtgtgtggtcaccaTCCAGGGGTTGGGCAGCAGGCTGAGTTGTAGCTGATGAgcgacagaaacacacacactcgtcctCCGGTTCTCTCCGTCTCTGGACACACAGGAGAGGACGAGGAGGGGACGGGACGGGGGACCGAACACGGGCTGGAGCGCCGCGCTGATCTGAGCAAACTCCTCCTCCCTTacagctaacacacacacacacacacacacacacacacacacacacacaaagcgtcACCCATACACTAATTCAGTGTGTGTATTGTCTGAAGCAGAACTAAAGGTGACATGAAAATGGAGACATAGTGTCAGCGCAGTGCCACGCCCACCTGTGTGTGTCTCCGCGTTAGCCACGTAAATGAAGCCGTTAACAGAGCGGAACACTTCCTGGAACTGGGGAGCCACGCTGAAGCTCCGCCTTCctcctccatcatcatcatcatcatcatcctgaaAAAAGACCTTACTCTCCACCCTCGACCTCTCCTCCCGCGCCCGGTCTCTCTCTGCcctgcgcgcgcacacacacacacacacagagttgtaCTGCGAGTGGTCATGTGATCATcagtgtgtttattattattattatgaggaCGTGTGTGCACCTCCGTACCTGTAGGTGGAGTACAAAGTGATGATGTTAAACTTGTGTTGGGCGTCGTACAAAAAACTGATCCCTGATCCAATacctaacacacatacacacacacacacacagagcatgaGAATGACCCATAAATCAGGTCCAGTAATCTGTGACTTACAGCTAAACAGTGTAATAGGAGCACTAGTGGGCGGAGCCTGTGTGGAGAAGGCTAACGGCTCTCGCGGCTCACAGGGCAGGTAGGAGGAGCCACGGGTTCCACATACACCGCTCTGGAACCATGACCAACTCTCTCATcagctacagtgtgtgtgtgtgtgtgtgtgtgtgtgtgtgtgtgtgtgtaccgttGATCTGCCGCTGTGGAATCCCCGCTACTTTCAGGACGCGAGGAGAGTTCATCATGACGTTCATGAGCGAGACGTCGAGCTGCTCGAGTCCAGGGCCGAACATGGAGAACCGGGGTTCTGTGTCCGACACCAGGGAGTGCAGGAAGGAAGAGAGAGCGAAGGGAGGAGTGCAGCACTGCCGAGAGCGACACTCGGGACAACAGCGCAGGTATCTACAGCAGAGACGGGGACATTTAACAACCTCATAGTCGAgactaactgtgtgtgtgtgtgtgtgtgtgtgtgtgtttgtcactcACTCTGCCATAAAGTCCAGGTGCTCCGTCTCCGTCTCACTGTCAGCCTCACTGTCTCCCCCTGGGGGCTCGGCGAGGTAGTGCAGTCTCGGGGTAGACATGTGATCCACAGAGCTCCAGAGCGCCGCGTCCCGGAGCAGAAAGTACCTCCAGAGCAGCGGGTCGCGCACCATCCAGCTCCAGTAGTGACACGTCGCCCCGAGCCTGCACAGGTCCCGCGGGGTCAGGAAGGTCAGGAGCAGGAGCTGCACGTCCACCTGCGCGCAAACACCACGTCACtacacaacaccacacacacacacacacacacacacaccataatcGTAACACAGCAGACTCACAGGGAGGTGACGGAGGTGACAGTCCTCCTCTCTGAGCTCCTGCTCTGCTccttcactcctcctcctcctcctcctcctggagTCACTGAACAGACTGATGTTCCTCAGACTCCTCAACACTGCAGCTGGACTCAACATCTCACCTGTCTCACAGTCACACAGGtgttcacacacgcacacacacacacacacacacacacagagcagaatAACTCTACAGATCTGACCtggtgttacctctcacagctcCAGACTTCACTGGGATCTGATCTTCACTCTCCCGGAAGTGCTGAAACACCTGACTGCGTGGACAGTGACGTCACACTGATACCGGAAGTAAACACAGTCGTCGAGGCTACAgtgattttaatttacttgtaataataataataataataataataataataataactaataaacttTTACACTAATGTTATAATCTTTAATCCACTATGTGCCATATTTAATTTacgtttctttaaaatatatatctcAACGCCCCAAAACTAAACGTCCCACACAGCGTTAGCATGGCGCTAATGGTGGCTAACTATCATGCTAACTCATTTATTATTCAGTCAATCTTTAaagttctttattattttattgtgaatAAACTCGACGTTAGATGTAAAAGCTCGCGCTGCGCTGCGGGCGGAAGAGGCGGGGCTCCCGGATGTGACGCTGAgcgctgattggctgagcaGGTCGCGAGCACGCTGGGATCTGTAGTCCTGCAGAGCGGAGGACACGCGCTACGGCTCGCGCAAACTCAAACCGTTTAGTTAATCCAGTGTAATAGACAAAACCACAAGAGAGCAAAAATAACCCAGAAGTCACTACACACCTTCTACTAATCTACTCATCTACTCACATCTCACTAAATATCTgagatggaataaaaaaaaatacataaagtcGTGgggtttattagatttttttttttaaaccagttgatCTTAAACACATGGTTGACTTAATGAAAGTCTAATACTTCAAGTCCTCcctctgttttattatttgcaagaattaactgttttattttttgtaatctaTTTTCCCCGATGAAATTAAAGATGATTAAACTTTACGTAAACTTTTGTTTACTTTGGGTAAACAAGGCGAGACAGACCTTCTGCTTTAGAAAGGAGTTCTCTTCCATAAACAGACAAATCtctttgtaattaattattacatACGTACAGTAGACTCTCTTTTCAGCCTGTCGGAAGAATTTAGTTGTTGTTTCTCAACCAcatcttttaatatttaaatgcccAAATATTGAACAGTATTTTTAACAGGTATATTAGCAATTATGGCATCATTTCACCTTTACCAATATTAAGAGATAATCCAGAGGCTATAGAGAGTTGTTTAATCACAGATAACGCATATGATACTTGAGATTTATTCTTCAAAAAAATTCTGGTGTCATCTGCTGTGAGAGTTTAATATctctattttttaaagtttgtttatattgtataacttatatttaactgtttataattatttgcATAAGTCAATCTTTAATATCTGATTTTTGTacctttacatattttttgtgatttaataaaaaaaaaaaactttttaatttgaGCAACCTAttcctgatacacacacacacacacacttactacaCTCGTTGCAGCATGTCAGCATGtcagcattttgttttgtaaaaatatgATTCTATCGTAATATTAGTATTTATTAAGGGAATAAAattacatgtgtgtaaatgagagtgacccaggaggatcggtgaggctacagggagcagaggtaaagaaggtgcaggattttaagtacttagggtcaacggtccagagcaacggagagtgttcaaaggaggtgaagaggcgggtacaggcagggtGGAATGGGtagagaaaagtgtcaggtgtgttgtgcgataaaagagtatcagcgagaatgaaaggaaaggtgtacaggacagtggtgagaccagcgatgctctacggcttagagacagtggcactgaagaaaagacaggaggcagagttggaggtagcagagctgaagatgttgaggttctcttcaGGAGTGACAAGGATCAAGagtgagtttatcagagggaaaacccacgttagatgttttggagataaagtcagagaggccagattgaggtggtttggacatgttcagaggagagattgtgaatatatcggtagaaggatgctgaggttggaactgccaggcaggaggtctagaggaagaccaaagaggagatttatggatgcagtgagagaggacatgaagttagttggtttgagagaagaggatgcagaggatagggttagatggaggcagatgattcgctgtggcgacccctgaaagggaacagctgaaagacaaagaagaaaggtTTTGGGAATAAAAACCTTATCATATATATGATTCCAGCCTACAAATGAGATGAGTTTATGATGAAAGTACAGGGCCAAAGGACAAACCACGCTtcatatgaaaataattattattatcataacatCATCaggttaacatttattttgtatttcatttctttttattaatatttattccttatgtatagtttttattttctttttaaggtcaccggcggtccgATAtcgtgtatgactgtgtatgtgacaaataaaatttgaattttgaatttaataACTTTTAGCCGTAGCTTTGTGCTAAGCTAATCCTCACACTTGGCTAATGGTGATGACCAGAAGGCTAAAGGTTGTCATGGTAACCTGGTGATCGGCTTCTGATCCAATCCCATGAGGTGTAACACagtttgatttaaataataataataataaataaacaggtaaTTAAATAAGTAGAAAGTAAGTAAAAGGAGTTAAATCAggagaaacagatgaaaaagatgaagaaaGTACAGAGAGACGTCTAAAGTGTTACACAGagcaagtaaataaaataactttataaacaaaaaagaagacaaataaAGAATAAGGGGAAATATAATACAttggataaagaaaataaaaattgataaataaacacacagatgtttttttaaatcctttgtaaacatttcttaaaccaaaatttattttctttgaaatgtaaataaacagtgaaataaaactgcaaaagtaaacaaagcagatatttttttccaaagtgcacaaaatatcaaaatctgAAGATTACAGAGTGATAAAGAtagaccctgtgtgtgtgtgtgtttgtgtgtgtgtgtgtgtgtgtgtatgggggtgAGGGGGTCAAGGGGGGAGAGACACCATTGTACACAACACTCAGCCCGAAAAATACTGACCGCAAACactgtcagagtgtgtgtgtgtgtgtgtgtaccatttCTGCCTGATCACAgaaattataatacaataaaataaataacttgtaTAAATTATGACTGCTTTacgggaataaaaaaaaaacaaaaaaaacagaatgctaATATTTTACACTTAAAACAGGAGCAGATCGAGgagctgtatgtgtgtgtgtgtgtgtgtgtgtgtgcgtgtttattGCAGGATGCTGAGGATCTCCTTGGCGTTCTCCGTGTTCCAGCCCTGTCCCTGCAGCGGGCCCTCACACACTCGCACGTACTTCAGCAGGATGTGTGTGCCGATGTCTCTGAAGTGCAGCGTGTCGTCTCGACCCTGAGCCGAGTCCAAGccgccccctcctcctcctccccctcccccgTCCTCATACTTCACCGCCCAGAAACACAGCTCGCCGATGTACATCATGGTCAGCAGGTGTGTGTCCGACAGTGCACctgagagagaggcagagagaccTGGTAGATCAGTATACATACACTATATCACCTATCacaacatctgtgtgtgtgtgtgtgtgtgtaccctcaGACAGAAGGTTAGCGGTACTGGAGTCATGGAAGACGACGGCATCGCTGAGCTTCACCGAGCTCCTCACCTGCAGCATCTTCAGCAGGTACCGCACACCTTCCtgaacacactgcacacacacacacacacacacacatttacgtGCTGAATGCTAACACTAACACACTGACACTGAGTGTATGGTGCTGGTGTTACTTTGAGGAAGGTGGCCTTGTTCTTTTTGATCCACTGTTTCCTCTGGTGCAGTGTGTGACAGTACATGTAGAGCAGAGCTCCGCGCCGCCAGTACACACACTCCAACAGCTCCAAACCCAACACCGCCTgcacctgtacacacacacacacacacacacacagcattctgaactattttactgttattattattattattattatgattatgaggACGTGTCCCAAATCCCACACACTCCACAGCTCAGGTGTGCTGTACCAGTGAACAGTGCATCGTGGGTAGGGCG
This region of Clarias gariepinus isolate MV-2021 ecotype Netherlands chromosome 9, CGAR_prim_01v2, whole genome shotgun sequence genomic DNA includes:
- the fbxo4 gene encoding F-box only protein 4, with translation MLSPAAVLRSLRNISLFSDSRRRRRRRSEGAEQELREEDCHLRHLPVDVQLLLLTFLTPRDLCRLGATCHYWSWMVRDPLLWRYFLLRDAALWSSVDHMSTPRLHYLAEPPGGDSEADSETETEHLDFMAEYLRCCPECRSRQCCTPPFALSSFLHSLVSDTEPRFSMFGPGLEQLDVSLMNVMMNSPRVLKVAGIPQRQINGIGSGISFLYDAQHKFNIITLYSTYRAERDRAREERSRVESKVFFQDDDDDDDGGGRRSFSVAPQFQEVFRSVNGFIYVANAETHTAVREEEFAQISAALQPVFGPPSRPLLVLSCVSRDGENRRTSVCVSVAHQLQLSLLPNPWMVQDVVADSLSGLMEGIGWLLRHSGLKV
- the rimoc1 gene encoding RAB7A-interacting MON1-CCZ1 complex subunit 1 — encoded protein: MADYRRLVELDRRIVELESKCAALRAERADDDYLQNAATVLEKLKNSYTHAGESSSLPKLLQDYTQVILDITFYEENKLVDQEFPEEISPFKIQELLQDLTEPELLAARLAPGQEVQAVLGLELLECVYWRRGALLYMYCHTLHQRKQWIKKNKATFLKCVQEGVRYLLKMLQVRSSVKLSDAVVFHDSSTANLLSEGALSDTHLLTMMYIGELCFWAVKYEDGGGGGGGGGGLDSAQGRDDTLHFRDIGTHILLKYVRVCEGPLQGQGWNTENAKEILSILQ